The segment CGCCCAGCTCTCGCCGCGCTGCAGGTTCAGCGTATCCAGACGCAGAACCCGGGTATCACTCAGACGAAACGTGCCTTGCGAAATGTGCAATGAAGCCATGATCTGTTCCATTTTTTGCATCGTATGAGTGAGTTGTAACCATTGCCCGTGGTGAAGTCAAATCAGGCGCTAGAGCAGGCTGGCGACGATGGCCTCCTCCGCATTGAAACTGGCGAACACGGCATCGCCAGGCTGTAGCGCAAGCTGATGAAGCCGATCGTTGCTCAGGGTCGCGCACAGGGTTTCGCCGCTGGCGAGCTGCATCAGCAGTTCACTTCTCAGCTCACCGGGCTCAATGGCCGTCAGGGTGGCCGCCAGATGATTGTCCTGCTCAGTCGTGTCGCGACTGACGCGGATCCACGGCGCCTTGATCAGCACCAGCACCTCTTTACCGGCGGCCAGTTGCAGGCGATCGGCGCTGCGCTGGGTCAGCGCCACGCTGAGCCGGGTGACGCCATCGGCCAGCTGAATAATCAGATGCTGCACCACCTGGCGGGCATCGTTGCTGATCACGGTGCCAAAGAGCTGATTGCGGGCGCTGGTCTGCAGCGAGAAACGGGCGATGGCGGCCAGCAGACTGTCGAGCGGCAGCGTGTCCTGCTGCAGGGCATCAAAGGCTTTCTGCTGAATCTGCTCCATCAGCTGGAAAAGCTGAATCAGACGCTCTCCATAGCGGGTCAGGGTGGCACCGCCGCCGCCTTTACCGCCGGTGGCCCGCTCGACCAGGGTTTCATCCGCCATCTGGTTCATCTCATTGATCGCATCCCAGGCACTTTTGTAGCTGATGCCGGCCAGCTTCGCGCCCTGACTAATCGATCCGGTCTGCTGAATCTGTTTGAGCAGCGCAATACGTCGCGGATCGGCAAAAAGTTTCTGATGTAAACGGATGTGAAGGGACAGTTCGGCTTCCATGACAGCTCCGGCAAAGGGTAAAGGCAGAGGCCGATGATAGCGGCGTTTTGTGACCAAAGTAAAAGCACGAAAAGGGCTGCGCAAAATTTTACTGACCCGTTACAATCACTTCTTTGTTCGCAGAGTGAGACTCTCCATGCTGGAATTACTGAAAAGCCTCGCCGTGGCGATCCTGATGGTCCCTGTGGTGATGGCACTGATGCTGGGTATGATTTATGGCCTGGGTGAAGTGTTCAACATCTTCTCGAAAGTGGGGCACCGCGAAAAATCTTCCGCCCGTTCGCATAATTAATCTCTGCCACGCCCGCCGTCTGTGCGGGCGTGGTCGTTTCTTCCCCTCGCTTCTGCTCAATCTTCTCTCTCTTCTGCCGATAATTTCATGACGCTGCCCGAACCGGCGTTGTATCATCCGCTACACAACGAATAGCCGGAGAGCATCATGTCATTATCTTTTCATCGCTGGGGCCTTGCGGCGCTGGTGACCGTTTCGCTGGCCGGGCAGGCTGTGGCAGCCGATAACATTACCCTGTTTGCGGCGGCTTCCCTGACCAACGCCGTTCGGGACATTGCCAGCCGTTATCAGCAGGAAAAAGGGGTGAAAGTCGTCACCTCTTTCGCCTCCTCGTCAACGCTGGCGCGCCAGATTGAGCAGGGTGCGCCTGCCGATCTCTTTATCTCTGCCGATCAGCAGTGGATGGACGATGCGGTGGCGAAAAAAAGCGTGATTACCCGCAGTCGCTTTACCCTGCTGGGCAACGATCTGGTGCTGGTTGCCCCTCGCCGTGCCGCCGCCCGCGCGGTCACGCTGGACGCACAGACCGACTGGAAAACCCTGCTGCACGGCGAACGTCTGGCGGTCGGCGATCCGGACCACGTTCCGGCGGGGATCTATGCGAAAGAGGCGCTGCAGACGCTGGGGGCCTGGCCGGTGGTGGCACCCCTGTTAGCGCCTGCAAACAATGTGCGGGCGGCGCTGGCGCTGGTTGAGCGTAACGAAACCCCTTACGGCATCGTCTACGGCTCCGACGCGATCGCCAGTGATAAGGTGGCGGTGGTGGGGCGTTTTCCGGCCTCCAGCCACAAGCCCGTGGAATATCCGCTGGCGATTGTGAACGATCGCGACACGGCCAGCGTAAAAGCGTTTTATGATTACCTGAAAGGGCCGCAGGCCGCGGCGATCTTCAAACATTACGGATTTACACCGACGAAATGATACTCAGCGATCCCGAATGGCAGGCGGTAGTGCTTAGCCTTAAAGTCTCTGGCATAGCCGTGCTTGGCAGTCTGCCGTTTGGCATCCTGATGGCGTGGATTCTGGTGCGCTGCCGTTTTCCCGGCAAGGCGCTGCTCGACAGCCTGATCCACCTGCCGCTGGTGCTGCCGCCGGTGGTGGTGGGCTATCTGCTGCTGATTACCCTGGGCCGCCGCGGCATCATCGGAGAAAAGTTCTACGACTGGTTCGGGTTCAGCTTCGCGTTCAGCTGGCGCGGAGCCGCACTGGCGTCGGCCGTGATTGCGTTTCCGTTGATGGTGCGCGCCATCCGTCTGGCGCTGGAGGCGGTGGATAGCCGGCTGGAGCAGGCGGCACGCACGCTGGGCGCCGGCCGCTGGCGGGTCTTCCTGACCATCACGCTGCCGCTGACTCTGCCGGGCGTGATCGTCGGCACGGTGCTGGCTTTTGCCCGATCGCTGGGCGAGTTCGGCGCCACCATCACCTTTGTCTCGAATATTCCCGGCGAGACGCGCACGCTGCCGCTGGCGATGTATACCCTGATCGAAACGCCCGGCGCGGAAGGGGCGGCGGCGCGGCTCTGCGTTATCGCTATCGTGCTGGCGCTCGCCTCGCTGCTGGCGTCGGAATGGCTGGCACGGCAGAGCCGCAAGCGGATGGGGAACTGATGCTATCACTTAACTTTACTCAGCAGCAGGGCGACCACCAGCTGGAGATAGACCTGCAGATCCCGGCCAGGGGGATCACCGCCATCTTTGGTGTCTCCGGCGCCGGGAAAACCTCGCTGATCAACGCCATCAGCGGCCTGACGCAGCCGCAGCACGGACGCATCCAGCTGAAAGATCGTCTGCTGTTCGACGCGGAGCAGCAGATCTCGCTGCCGCCGGAGAAGCGGCGCATCGGCTATGTGTTCCAGGATGCGCGGCTGTTTCCGCACTATCGGGTGCGGGGCAACCTGCAATATGGCATGGCATCGGGGATGAAAGCGCAGTTCGATAATCTGGTGTCGCTGCTGGGCCTGGAGGCGCTGCTGGCTCGCTTTCCCCGGTCGCTGTCGGGCGGGGAAAAACAGCGGGTGGCGATAGGCCGTGCACTGCTGACCGCACCGGATATGCTGCTGCTGGATGAGCCGCTGGCGTCGCTGGATCTGCCGCGTAAACGGGAACTGATGCCCTATCTGCAGAAGCTGGCGAAGCAGGTCGATATCCCCATGCTCTACGTTTCGCACAGCCTGGAGGAGATCCTGCAGCTGGCCGATAATGTGCTGGTGCTGGATGCGGGCAAAGTCAAAGCTTTTGGTCCGCTGGAGCGGGTCTGGAGCAGCAGCGCGATGCGGCCGTGGCTGCCGGTGAGCGAGCTGACCAGCGTGCTGCGGGTGCAGGTGCTGGAACAGCATCCCGACTATCCGATGACAGCACTGTCGCTGGGCGATCAGCACATCTGGGTCAGCCGGGTGAATCAGCCGGTCAAAACGCCGCTGCGTATCCGCATCGCGTCAGCCGACGTTTCGCTGGCGCTGCAACCGCCGCAGCACAGCTCGATCCGCAACATCTTACCGGCGCAGGTGGTGGAGCTGCTGGAGGTCGGAGATCAGGTTGAGGTGAAGCTGCGCATCGGCATCAGCGAACTCTGGGCGCGCATCACGCCCTGGGCGCGTGATGAGCTGGGCATCCGGCCCGATCAGTGGCTGTATGCCCAGATAAAGAGCGTCTCGGTGACGCCCTGATTACAGCACGTACCGATAGAGGGTATCGGCAATACCGGGTTCCAGGTTGGTGCCGATCACCACTTTCGCCCGCGCCCGGATCGCCTCATCGGCATTGCCCATCGCTACGCCGAGCCCGGCCGTTTCCAGCATGCTGAGATCGTTATAGTTATCGCCGAACGCAATCACATCATCCATGGTAAGGCCCAGTGATTCGACCCACTGCGCCAGCCGTCTGCCTTTGCTGTTACCCCCCTTCGCGATATCCACCTGATCGTGCCAGGACCACTCACACGCCAGGCCCAGCTCCGCTTCAACCGTGCGGGCGAACTGCTGCAGTTCGGGGATGTTTTCGTGCGACAGGGCAAACTTCCAGATCGCACCGGCGTCACGCGCAGCCTGCGCCAGGTCGGGCACCTGACGGAACAGCGGGCGCTGGTGGGGCGGCAGAGATTCGGCCCATTTCAGGGTGCGCGTCACATGACCGGTCGGGGTCTGATAGAGCATCGCGTCATCCACATAGAGCAGCCCGTGAATCTGCTGACGATCCAGCATCTCAATCACCTGTAAAGCCCGCGCCGGTTCCAGCGGATCGGCGGCCAGCACCTTTTTCGCCTGGTAATCATACAGGTAGGTGCCATTACAGCAGATTGCGGGTGTATCCAGTTGTAATGCCTGGTAAAAAGGGTGAATGGCGCAGTGATGGCGTCCGGTAACGATAGCGACATGCACGCCTGCCTGGCGTGCCTGGTTCAGGGCTTCAATTGACTGCGGCAGAATCGTTTTAGCTGGGGTCAGCAGCGTGCCGTCGAGGTCGAGGGCAATGACACGGTAGCGCATTAATCCTTCCATTTTTCCGGGTTTACAGGAGGTCAAGTCTACACCTGCCCACCACCCGGAGACAAAAAACCGGACACAAATGATTTCAGCGTCGGGCCGTAAAACGCGCTACAGTGAGTCACAGATCATGAACAGGCAGCAAAAAAGGAGAATGCATGAAACAGGTTGTCTACACCGCCAGTCCCGAGAGCCAGCAGATTCACGTCTGGCAGATGAATGATGAGGGCGGGCTGACGTTGCTTCAGGTGACGGATGTCGCCGGCCAGGTTCAGCCGATGGTGGTGAGTCCAAAACGCGATTTTCTCTATGTCGGTGTGCGTCCCAATTTCCGCGTGCTGGCGTTTCGTATC is part of the Pantoea sp. Ep11b genome and harbors:
- the modE gene encoding molybdenum-dependent transcriptional regulator, with the translated sequence MEAELSLHIRLHQKLFADPRRIALLKQIQQTGSISQGAKLAGISYKSAWDAINEMNQMADETLVERATGGKGGGGATLTRYGERLIQLFQLMEQIQQKAFDALQQDTLPLDSLLAAIARFSLQTSARNQLFGTVISNDARQVVQHLIIQLADGVTRLSVALTQRSADRLQLAAGKEVLVLIKAPWIRVSRDTTEQDNHLAATLTAIEPGELRSELLMQLASGETLCATLSNDRLHQLALQPGDAVFASFNAEEAIVASLL
- a CDS encoding AcrZ family multidrug efflux pump-associated protein, translated to MLELLKSLAVAILMVPVVMALMLGMIYGLGEVFNIFSKVGHREKSSARSHN
- the modA gene encoding molybdate ABC transporter substrate-binding protein; its protein translation is MSLSFHRWGLAALVTVSLAGQAVAADNITLFAAASLTNAVRDIASRYQQEKGVKVVTSFASSSTLARQIEQGAPADLFISADQQWMDDAVAKKSVITRSRFTLLGNDLVLVAPRRAAARAVTLDAQTDWKTLLHGERLAVGDPDHVPAGIYAKEALQTLGAWPVVAPLLAPANNVRAALALVERNETPYGIVYGSDAIASDKVAVVGRFPASSHKPVEYPLAIVNDRDTASVKAFYDYLKGPQAAAIFKHYGFTPTK
- the modB gene encoding molybdate ABC transporter permease subunit, yielding MILSDPEWQAVVLSLKVSGIAVLGSLPFGILMAWILVRCRFPGKALLDSLIHLPLVLPPVVVGYLLLITLGRRGIIGEKFYDWFGFSFAFSWRGAALASAVIAFPLMVRAIRLALEAVDSRLEQAARTLGAGRWRVFLTITLPLTLPGVIVGTVLAFARSLGEFGATITFVSNIPGETRTLPLAMYTLIETPGAEGAAARLCVIAIVLALASLLASEWLARQSRKRMGN
- the modC gene encoding molybdenum ABC transporter ATP-binding protein ModC, which codes for MLSLNFTQQQGDHQLEIDLQIPARGITAIFGVSGAGKTSLINAISGLTQPQHGRIQLKDRLLFDAEQQISLPPEKRRIGYVFQDARLFPHYRVRGNLQYGMASGMKAQFDNLVSLLGLEALLARFPRSLSGGEKQRVAIGRALLTAPDMLLLDEPLASLDLPRKRELMPYLQKLAKQVDIPMLYVSHSLEEILQLADNVLVLDAGKVKAFGPLERVWSSSAMRPWLPVSELTSVLRVQVLEQHPDYPMTALSLGDQHIWVSRVNQPVKTPLRIRIASADVSLALQPPQHSSIRNILPAQVVELLEVGDQVEVKLRIGISELWARITPWARDELGIRPDQWLYAQIKSVSVTP
- a CDS encoding pyridoxal phosphatase translates to MRYRVIALDLDGTLLTPAKTILPQSIEALNQARQAGVHVAIVTGRHHCAIHPFYQALQLDTPAICCNGTYLYDYQAKKVLAADPLEPARALQVIEMLDRQQIHGLLYVDDAMLYQTPTGHVTRTLKWAESLPPHQRPLFRQVPDLAQAARDAGAIWKFALSHENIPELQQFARTVEAELGLACEWSWHDQVDIAKGGNSKGRRLAQWVESLGLTMDDVIAFGDNYNDLSMLETAGLGVAMGNADEAIRARAKVVIGTNLEPGIADTLYRYVL